A genomic segment from Nicotiana tabacum cultivar K326 chromosome 7, ASM71507v2, whole genome shotgun sequence encodes:
- the LOC107825211 gene encoding U-box domain-containing protein 44-like — protein sequence MPDVISASALGPFADILSSIIESIIEVVLSTNNVFIEKKSFAELSAYLNRIAPLLKEFNRKNINDSKCWENVLEILNRQIVDARQLISDCSKKNKVYLLMSCRSIAKRIENITREISRALTCIPLASLDVSSGIKEEIVQLIDSMRTAEFRAAIAEEEILEKIESGIQQRNVDRSYANNLLVLIAEAVGVSTESSALRREFEDFKNEIDNARLRKDQAEALQMDQIIALLERADAATSRQEKEKKYFTKRKSLGSQPLEPLLSFYCPITREVMTDPVETPSGHTFERSAIEKWLAEGNLCPMTSTPLNNTMLRPNKTLRQSIEEWKDRNTMITIASMKLKLSSTEEEEVLNYLEQLRDLSEQREIHREWVIMEDYIPILIKLLCSKSRDIRNLVLEVLCVLAKDGDDAKERIAEVDKSLESIVHSLGRRIGERKSSVALLLELSNCKSVQESIGKVQGCILLLVTMSTCDDNKAAKDAREVLENISFSDDNVILMAKANYFKYLLQRLSSGSGDVKLRMAKTLGEMELTDHNKSSLIEEGVLYSLLPLLSHGEIEVKQAGVKALLNLSSLPKNGQEMIRQGVMRPLLDMLYRHSSSQSLRELVAATITNLAFSANSETQVSLLDTDEDIFELFSVVNLSGPAVQQSILQAFYAMCKSPFAASVKAKLAQCSAVQVLVQFCEHGNSDVRSDALKLFCCLIENADEAMIQEHVEQKFIETLLKIIKTSQDEEEIASAMGIISNLPKSPQLSEWLFAAEGLPIIFSFLPEVKRKNPCKLQLVENAAGALCHFTVSINQQTQKIAGIVPKLVRLLDVGTSLAKERAAISLAQLSENSQTLSRPIPKRRGLWCFSAAQVELCPVHRGICTLETSFCLIEAGAVGPLVRVLADPDPGACEASLDALLTLIRDEKLQNGAKVLAEENAIPSMIKLLDSPSTRLQQKVLNSLERIFRLLEYKQKYGSSAQMPLVDLTQRGSSNIKSLAAKVLAQLNVLHDQSSYF from the exons ATGCCAGATGTGATTAGTGCTTCTGCTTTAGGTCCATTTGCGGATATCCTCTCTTCAATTATAGAGTCCATCATTGAAGTAGTACTTTCTACCAATAATGTCTTTATAGAGAAGAAGAGTTTTGCAGAACTTTCAGCTTATCTGAATCGAATTGCTCCTCTTCTTAAGGAGTTTAACAGGAAGAACATTAATGATTCCAAATGCTGGGAAAATGTTTTAGAAATTCTTAACCGACAGATAGTGGATGCAAGGCAACTAATCTCGGATTGCAGTAAGAAAAACAAGGTCTATCTCTTAATGAGTTGTCGATCTATTGCAAAGCGCATAGAGAATATCACCAGGGAAATTAGCCGTGCATTAACTTGCATTCCTTTAGCTTCTCTTGACGTTTCTTCGGGTATAAAGGAAGAGATTGTCCAGCTGATCGACAGCATGCGTACAGCAGAATTTAGAGCAGCCATAGCAGAAGAAGAGATTTTAGAGAAGATAGAGTCGGGTATACAACAGAGAAATGTTGATCGCTCCTATGCCaacaatttgttagttttaattgCGGAGGCCGTTGGCGTTTCAACTGAAAGCTCAGCTTTAAGAAGAGAATTTGAAGatttcaaaaatgaaatagaCAATGCACGGTTAAGGAAAGATCAAGCTGAAGCCTTGCAGATGGACCAAATAATTGCTCTGCTAGAAAGAGCAGATGCTGCAACATCCCgccaggaaaaagaaaagaagtactTCACTAAGCGGAAATCGTTGGGCAGTCAACCTTTGGAGCCACTTCTGTCGTTTTATTGCCCTATCACTCGTGAGGTTATGACTGATCCTGTTGAGACTCCTTCAGGGCATACGTTTGAAAGGAGTGCAATAGAGAAGTGGTTGGCAGAGGGAAATTTGTGTCCTATGACATCTACTCCTTTAAACAATACAATGTTGCGGCCTAATAAAACTCTGCGGCAGTCaattgaggaatggaaagacCGAAATACAATGATTACTATCGCTTCCATGAAATTGAAACTATCATCCACCGAAGAGGAAGAAGTTCTCAATTACCTGGAACAGCTAAGAGATCTCAGCGAGCAGAGAGAAATACACCGAGAATGGGTTATTATGGAGGACTATATTCCTATTCTAATCAAGCTACTGTGTTCAAAAAGTAGGGATATCAGGAATCTTGTTCTTGAGGTGCTCTGCGTTTTAGCAAAGGATGGTGATGATGCTAAG GAAAGAATTGCTGAAGTTGACAAATCATTGGAATCTATTGTCCACTCACTTGGACGACGCATTGGCGAAAGGAAGTCATCGGTGGCATTGTTACTGGAACTGTCAAATTGTAAGTCAGTTCAGGAGTCCATTGGGAAAGTTCAAGGTTGCATACTTCTGTTAGTTACTATGTCAACCTGTGATGACAACAAAGCCGCCAAAGATGCAAGGGAAGTTTTGGAGAACATTTCATTTTCTGATGACAATGTTATCCTGATGGCCAAGGCTAACTATTTCAAGTACTTGTTGCAACGTCTTTCTTCAG GATCCGGTGATGTGAAGCTCCGAATGGCAAAGACTTTAGGAGAGATGGAGTTGACAGATCATAATAAGTCATCTCTAATTGAGGAGGGAGTTCTATATTCCCTTCTTCCCTTGCTGTCACATGGTGAAATTGAAGTGAAACAAGCTGGCGTCAAAGCCCTTCTAAACCTCTCTAGTTTACCAAAGAATGGACAGGAGATGATCAGACAAGGTGTTATGCGTCCACTGCTTGATATGTTGTACCGTCACTCATCTTCCCAAAGTCTGCGGGAACTTGTAGCAGCCACTATCACAAATCTTGCCTTCTCTGCAAACAGTGAAACACAGGTTTCACTGCTTGATACTGATGAAGACATTTTTGAACTTTTTTCCGTAGTTAACTTGAGTGGCCCAGCTGTGCAGCAAAGCATTCTCCAGGCTTTCTACGCCATGTGCAAGTCTCCGTTTGCCGCTAGTGTCAAGGCCAAGCTAGCACAG TGCTCAGCTGTCCAAGTGCTAGTGCAATTCTGTGAGCATGGAAATTCAGATGTACGGTCAGATGCACTCAAATTATTCTGTTGCTTGATTGAAAATGCTGATGAAGCTATGATCCAGGAGCACGTGGAACAAAAGTTCATTGAAACATTACTCAAGATCATCAAGACTTCTCAGGACGAAGAAGAGATTGCTTCTGCAATGGGGATTATCTCTAACCTTCCCAAATCTCCTCAACTCTCTGAGTGGCTTTTTGCAGCGGAAGGACTTCCAATCATTTTCAGCTTTCTTCCCGAGGTAAAGCGTAAGAATCCCTGTAAGCTTCAATTGGTAgaaaatgctgctggggcattatgCCATTTCACAGTCTCAATAAACCAGCAAACACAGAAGatagctggcattgtccccaagcTAGTACGGCTGCTAGACGTAGGAACAAGCTTGGCAAAAGAACGAGCTGCAATTTCTCTTGCACAGCTCTCAGAGAATTCACAAACACTGAGTCGCCCAATCCCAAAGCGTCGGGGATTATGGTGCTTCTCAGCTGCACAAGTAGAACTTTGCCCTGTTCACCGAGGGATATGCACACTAGAAACTTCGTTTTGTTTGATAGAGGCTGGTGCAGTGGGACCTCTGGTGAGGGTTCTTGCGGATCCAGATCCTGGAGCCTGTGAAGCTTCTTTAGATGCCTTATTGACTTTGATTAGGGATGAAAAACTTCAAAATGGCGCGAAAGTTCTTGCTGAAGAAAATGCCATACCATCAATGATAAAACTACTAGATAGTCCTTCCACCAGACTGCAACAAAAGGTTCTGAATTCATTAGAAAGAATTTTTCGGTTGCTGGAATACAAGCAGAAGTATGGATCCTCTGCTCAGATGCCCTTAGTTGACTTGACACAACGCGGAAGTAGCAACATCAAATCTTTAGCAGCAAAGGTACTTGCTCAGTTGAATGTGCTTCATGATCAGTCCTCTTACTTCTAG
- the LOC107825212 gene encoding uncharacterized protein LOC107825212 produces the protein MLISPKVSGHRRWVYTTYLNSNNFRHFLSTTADTTATAADPFKTHPSYQHLSTIKSKSELLQSYTVTPPIKPWPRYLSPKALISLIKSQHDPNLSLQIFHHAGNFHPGFSHNYETYQSIINKLCRARAFDEVETLLTELQKSSIQCGEGLFITMIRNYGIASKPKLALKTFLRIEKFGIQRSIRSFNALLNALVQNKEYDLVYAIFKNCQKKLDIMPSVFTCNILLNALCKKGDIDSAIQVLDEMPVMGIVPNVVSYTTILGCYVSIGDLVGAKRMFDEIVDRGWLPDATTYTVLMHGFAKQGKLIDAVKIMDEMEENGVGPNEVTYGVMIEAFCKEKKSGEAVNLLNDMLDKRYIPSSTLCCKVIDLLCEEGKVEEACDLWKKLLVKNCTPDNAISSTLIHWLCKKGKIREARKLFDEFEKGSSPSVLTYNMLIAGMCERGELHEAGRLWDDMVDKGCIPNAFTYNMLINGFCKAGNAKEGIRVLEEMLEKGCLPNKSTYSILIKGLLDSECEAEVLRVLPLAASGDVDLETWGILVAKFVTDLRNVCPILDKILLENDT, from the coding sequence ATGTTAATTTCCCCAAAGGTTTCGGGCCACCGGCGGTGGgtctacaccacatatctcaacTCAAACAACTTCAGGCACTTCCTCTCAACCACGGCCGACACCACCGCCACCGCCGCCGACCCGTTTAAGACCCACCCGTCATACCAGCACCTCTCTACCATCAAATCCAAATCGGAGCTCCTCCAGTCCTACACTGTCACACCCCCCATCAAACCCTGGCCCCGATATCTCTCCCCTAAAGCACTCATTTCACTCATCAAATCCCAGCATGATCCAAACCTTTCGCTCCAAATATTCCACCATGCTGGCAACTTCCACCCTGGTTTTTCCCATAATTACGAAACCTACCAATCCATCATCAACAAACTCTGCCGTGCGCGCGCGTTTGATGAAGTAGAGACCCTTTTAACGGAATTGCAAAAGTCCAGCATCCAATGTGGGGAAGGTTTGTTTATTACTATGATTCGGAACTATGGGATTGCTAGTAAGCCCAAATTGGCCCTTAAGACCTTTCTGCGTATTGAAAAATTTGGAATTCAGAGGTCAATTAGGTCATTTAACGCTTTGTTGAATGCTTTAGTACAAAACAAAGAGTATGATTTGGTTTACGCAATTTTTAAGAATTGCCAGAAAAAGTTGGATATAATGCCCAGTGTGTTTACTTGTAATATCTTGTTGAATGCTTTGTGTAAGAAAGGCGATATTGATAGTGCAATTCAAGTTCTTGATGAGATGCCTGTGATGGGAATAGTTCCCAATGTGGTGAGCTACACAACCATTTTGGGTTGTTATGTATCAATTGGTGATTTAGTGGGGGCCAAGAGGATGTTTGATGAAATTGTGGATAGAGGTTGGTTGCCTGATGCAACGACGTACACTGTCTTGATGCATGGATTTGCTAAGCAAGGGAAGTTGATTGATGCAGTTAAGATAATGGATGAGATGGAAGAGAATGGTGTTGGGCCGAATGAAGTGACGTATGGAGTGATGATCGAGGCATTTTGCAAGGAAAAGAAGTCTGGTGAAGCTGTTAATTTACTTAATGATATGCTAGATAAGAGGTACATACCAAGCTCAACACTTTGCTGTAAGGTGATTGATCTCTTGTGTGAAGAGGGAAAGGTTGAGGAGGCGTGTGATTTGTGGAAGAAATTGTTGGTAAAGAATTGTACTCCAGATAATGCTATATCGAGCACACTTATTCACTGGCTTTGTAAGAAGGGAAAGATTCGGGAAGCAAGGAAATTGTTTGACGAGTTTGAGAAGGGTTCGAGTCCTAGTGTTTTGACATATAACATGCTTATTGCAGGGATGTGTGAGAGAGGAGAGCTGCATGAAGCCGGGAGGTTGTGGGATGACATGGTGGACAAGGGTTGCATTCCCAATGCTTTTACTTACAACATGTTGATCAATGGTTTTTGCAAAGCTGGAAATGCAAAGGAAGGAATTAGAGTTCTGGAAGAAATGCTTGAAAAAGGGTGTCTCCCAAACAAATCTACTTATTCCATCTTAATCAAGGGGCTTCTTGACTCTGAATGCGAGGCAGAAGTTTTAAGGGTGCTTCCACTGGCTGCTTCAGGTGATGTCGATCTTGAAACTTGGGGAATCCTTGTGGCCAAGTTTGTTACTGACCTTCGTAATGTATGTCCCATTTTGGATAAGATATTGCTTGAGAATGATACATAA